GGCAAGCTCGCCCAGCAGCAGTCGCCGCAGAACCAGTTCGCCATCGCGCTCGACGGCGAAGTGGTCTCGGCACCCTCCGTGAAGGAGGCGCTGAGCGCCAACGCCGAGATCTCCGGCAGCTTCACCCAGCAGTCCGCCGAGGACCTGGCCAACGTCCTGTCCTACGGTGCGCTGCCGCTCTCCTTCCAGGAGCAGAGCGTCACCACCGTCACCGCCGCACTCGGCGGGGAGCAGCTCAAGGCGGGCCTGATCGCCGGTGCCATCGGACTGGCCCTGGTCATCATCTACCTGGTCGCCTACTACCGCGGGCTGGCGCTCATCGCGCTCCTCAGCCTGCTGGTCTCCGGCATCCTGACGTACACGATCATGTCGCTGCTCGGCCCGGCCATCGGATTCGCGCTGAACCTGCCCGCTGTCTGCGGCGCCATCGTGGCGATCGGAATCACCGCGGACTCGTTCATCGTGTACTTCGAACGCATCCGTGACGAGATCCGCGAGGGCCGCACGCTCCGTCCCGCCGTCGAGCGGGCCTGGCCGCGCGCCCGGCGCACCATCCTGGTCTCCGACTTCGTGTCGTTCCTGGCCGCGGCGGTGCTGTTCGTCGTCACCGTCGGAAAGGTGCAGGGCTTCGCGTTCACGCTGGGGCTCACCACCCTGCTCGACGTGGTCGTGGTGTTCCTCTTCACCAAGCCCGTCATGACGCTGATGGCGCGCAAGAAGTTCTTCGCGAGCGGTCACCCGTGGTCCGGCCTGGACCCGAAGCGGCTCGGCGCCAAGCCGCCGCTGCGCCGTTCACGCCGTGTCAACGCCCCCACCGACCCGAAGGAGGCGTGAGATGTCGCGACTCGGCAATCTCGGCGCCCGTCTCTACCGCGGCGAGGTCGGCTACGACTTCATCGGCAAGCGCAAGATCTGGTACGGCATCTCGATCCTGATCACCATCACGGCCATCGTCGGCCTGGCGGTCAGCGGCCTGAACATGGGCATCGAGTTCAAGGGCGGCGCGGTCTTCACCACTCCGAAGACGAGCGTCTCCGTCGACAAGGCGGAGGAGCTGGCCTCGACGTCCTCGGGCCACCAGGCCATCGTCCAGAAGCTGGGCAACGGCGGACTGCGCATCCAGATCACCGAGGTCGACACCTCGAAGTCGGACGCGATCAAGGGCGACCTCGCCAAGGGCCTCGACGTCTCCGAGGAGAAGATCGCCGCCGACCTGGTCGGCCCCAGCTGGGGTGAGCAGATCGCCAACAAGGCGTGGACCGGACTCGGCGTCTTCATGGTCCTCGTCGTGATCTACCTGGCCATCGCCTTCGAGTGGCGCATGGCCATCGCGGCCCTGGTCGCGCTGATCCACGACATCACCATCACGGTCGGCATCTACGCCCTGGTCGGCTTCGAGGTCACCCCGGGCACCGTGATCGGTCTGCTGACGATCCTCGGTTACTCCCTCTACGACACGGTCGTCGTCTTCGACAGCCTCAAGGAGGGCACGAAGGGGATCACCAAGCAGACCCGGTGGACGTACAGCGAGATCGCCAACCGCTCCATCAACGGCACGCTGGTCCGCTCGATCAACACCACGATCGTCGCCCTGCTGCCGGTCGCCGGTCTGCTGTTCATCGGTGGCGGTGTCCTCGGCGCCGGCATGCTGAACGACATCTCGCTGGCACTCTTCGTCGGCCTCGCCG
This window of the Streptomyces sp. 840.1 genome carries:
- the secF gene encoding protein translocase subunit SecF — encoded protein: MSRLGNLGARLYRGEVGYDFIGKRKIWYGISILITITAIVGLAVSGLNMGIEFKGGAVFTTPKTSVSVDKAEELASTSSGHQAIVQKLGNGGLRIQITEVDTSKSDAIKGDLAKGLDVSEEKIAADLVGPSWGEQIANKAWTGLGVFMVLVVIYLAIAFEWRMAIAALVALIHDITITVGIYALVGFEVTPGTVIGLLTILGYSLYDTVVVFDSLKEGTKGITKQTRWTYSEIANRSINGTLVRSINTTIVALLPVAGLLFIGGGVLGAGMLNDISLALFVGLAAGAYSSIFIATPLVADLKEREPQMKALKKRVLAKRAAAAAKGEPSEAELSDQEHQGAAEDAAPAGAVVGQRQEPPRGHGRTPGKRR